The region CTGACTAATCCGAGATGGAGGCTATTGTGCTACTAGTGTGATCGGTGACCATAACTTCAAATTAGATTCTGTTACAAAGTagtaaaaaaacattttgaagtTTAATAGGTGAGGAGCATAAATGAGCTACTTAGTACAGTAGTGTCATAGCAGTTTCAGTGGTTGAGTTGAACAATTTAATCGCACAGATGTGTAGTTAAGGGTAACGTAAGTGTACTCTTTATAAATGAAGCAAAAAAATCCACGCATCTTTCAGTACTTCTTTAAAAGGTTGAATACTTCTTGATGCTATGTTTATTAGTAATACATGGGAATAAGTTGGGTGGATCGTTCGCAATGCATGCAGTAGATTGGCCTTGGTGAAGTAGTTCTTAAAAATGGCATCTTACAATCTGAGCACGCCATGGAGCAGAAATGTTGATCTTCATTTATCAGTGAAAGTTCACCATCGATGTAGAATATTTGTCCCTGTAAATTTAGAAATTGATTTAGTTTTTGTTGAGTGGAAAATAGTTGCAAAGAACTGGAAGGTTAAATGTCACTCTTCGTTGTTATACCTGTGGCTGTATTTGGATATCGTATATGAATATTGATTCTTCTTCAAGGAACAAAAAGAAGAGTGCCTTTTGGGGATATGCTTCTAGCTGTGTACTTAATGAGTTGTCATTGAATTGTTTTGGCCCTGCAAAACAGGTGGTTTCAGAAATTTTGTTGCAACTGTGTTGGATCCTTGAAAATTACACTACTTTTAGAGGATCTGACATGCACCCGTGGATATTTTTGAAGATTCTAAATAAGTTATTGGAAGCAACTGTTATAAAAGTTGTATTGTCATTACCATGCAACTAATGTGGTAGCTTCTGAATATGTGGGATCTAGGAGTATTGTCGTGTTGTATCTGCTCCATATCCCTGCATGGATATGGATATTTATTTCTGGTTAGTCGTTAGGTgtttagaaaaaagaaaaaaaaaacgtaattctttatgtattttacttgatgatgattttaccacTCTCCTAGCCAGGAAGACGGGATAGTCTTTCACCTTCTCTGAAAGTTCATTTCCATAATGTTCAACGGAATCCTCCCAAAGTGTTAGCTTTTTAGGCTTTTTTTCTGTGGATGATACAAAGCAGATGTTTAACCATTTGAATTGAAGTAAACttcatcaagaaaaattgacaacAGACCAAGACAACTCTTCACAACAACAATTGTTAAGTTTGTTAATAAAAAGTCATCTAGTTATGATATACCAAAGAGAAAGTTCCATTCATGTTGTTCATTATTATAGAGACAAAATGACAAACCATCACCAGTTTCGCccacaattttcaattttaagagAAATACTGTTTTTGATAATACGTTTGGGAGGAGGTCGGAAAAAAAGAATAGCATTTGTAACCTATTTGTTCTTTACATCATTCTTGTAATTGTACTTGCGTTCAAGGATTATGTGGAACAAACGGGGTTTAAAAAGCCATCTTTGCTGCAGCCTTTTGAACCAACTAACTTCATTTTAATAATAATTGCAACATTTAGAGTTTTCAAGATCAACTAATCTTCTCTTTCCTTCTATTTTCTCAAACTATCTCGCCAGTGATAGTAAATATAGACATTTCAAGTAGATccaaaatacattttaaaatctAGAGCAACTCACTGATGACTACAGTACCCGTGACTTCTGGTCACTGGTAGCAGCGTCCTTTGGGAGTTTACCCAACGGGCAAGACTCTTTCCTTATACAGTAACCAAATTTCTTTGCTTCTTAGTACTCTCCATTTTTTGAAAACAGCAAATACACAAATATGATTCTCAGAAATCAGCGTACTGGATTATTAGATTAAATAATTTTCGTCACAAAATTTCATGACTTATGAATGGACATTAGCTTCTCAGCCCaaagcattttttttctttctgtatAATAAATAATGGTACTAGATGGCATTGTATATAAATTGATTGAATATATTAATCTATGCATACAAAAAGGTGAATTCAATTCCTAGAATAGCAAGTTGAGTTGCTTAAGGTCACATCATTAAGCATCTTGATGACTTGCTTGAAACAATTATGTGAACCAGAACTCGGTTAGTCCCAATTatctattttaaaattttgaaatctgATTTCAATTTTACGGAATAGacctttttttaaataatttgataCTATCAGAACCTAAAACCACGTAAAAAAATACAAAGCTAGTTTACGTAAAAGccaaagtgaatattgaaattAGTTAGTTGGGCAATACTCGAGAGAGTATAGACTTACTGTGTATCCATAATGATGAATTCTTGGattttctttccatttgatGCATTACTTGGAAGTCCAGCATTAATAAGTAGTCCAAGGACATCTTTAGATAAAGAAACAATAAATTAATAAGTAAAAAATAGAGTGTGAGTTTGTAAATGAGATATTGAAGGTTTTTTACTTATCAAATTCAAAATCTTTCACTTGATACTCAATAGCCTCAAAAGGGGTGACAGCCAATTGTGTTGGCGGCGGTAATGGATTCTATGGAGGGATGACTTTCTCAATTGGTTCAACAATAGTATTTCTGTCAATTGTCCAAGTGTATTTATTGAATGCATTAGCATATGCGAGATTCGGTTCTTTCACTTGTGCAACTGACACTAAGTATGTTTGAAATGGTTTGAAATACTTGTCAAACTACATTATATCAACATTCCAAATGATGGCTTGAATTTGATTTTCCTGCAATCAAATAGCACATAAGATTGTTATTAAATTGTGGAAACATGTGTACTTCGTAGAGTATAAAAGCGGTAAAGGCACCTCTTCATCCTGCAAAATCATCAGTTGGTATTTTCCACTTTTGTCTTTCTCGTCTCTACGGGAGAATATTTATCTACTACTTGAATTTTGCATATCCAATCCTCGATTTGGGAGTGATTGACTTGATAGTAGATTTAATCAAAATTACGTCGATCTAATCTGCAATTACGTAACAAACATACATCAATACAATATATATTAACAATGATAGCAGTGACAATATTCTATAGAccaagaaaagatagataacaACGCAGTTGTTTATGTGCTGTACCAAATGATAGCCTCAATCCAAGGAAAAAGCCTTTTCAATGACTTCATCATAGACTACATTATAGGTAGAGTGATCGTCGTTGTCTTCAGCTATAGATGGTCTAATTAATACCTTCACGCAGTTAGAACTTTTGGCTCGTGATAAAGCAACATATAATTGACCATGGGAAATGTTGGCTCACGTAGGTAAATACCAACAAAATCTAACATTTGACCTTGCGCTCTATTTATAGTCATGGCGTAACATAATCGTATTGGAAATTGTGTTCTTTTAAACTGAAGAGGTAATGTTTCATCCTGCGATGTTAGGAGAGGGATTCGTGGAATGAATACATGTTTGTTTTTAAAATCCCCAGTTGATATTGTTGCACTGATGATATGACTTTTGAAATCATTACATATTAATCTAGTTCCATTACATAGACCGTCACAAGGATTTAGATTGCGTAATAACATAATCGGACAACCAACTTGTACGTAGGTAAACTTGCAGGATTTAAAAGCGTGCATGAAATCTTCATATTCGCTTTGATCTTTTGGATCAATTGTTTCATCAATAGCCAGGTAAATTTTTGGAGGGGTTGGGTATTGTGTTATTAGCATATTattaatttcatcaacaaaGTCATTTTTTGTTGTTAAAACAACGCGAGAAGTAATAAATGAAACATCCGAATGATGTACATGTAAATTGGGATAAGTAACTCTAAATAGAAGCTGTAGGGATTCTTGTTCGGAAGTAAATGGAATAATTAAAGAATGAGGAATTGTAATTTTTTCTTGAGTATTTTTCTTTTCGTTCCCATTACCAATTTGCATTAAGTATTCGCAGAAAGTAGGATCTGTTTTTGCACGCATATTTTCTGTCAATTGTAATTTTTCAAGTTGATTCCAAATATCAGAGCACAATAAACTCTCACGAataaaatcttctttttttccactACGTACAACGGGAAGGGTCTGTCTAAAATCACCGCTGAAAACAACTACTTTTCCACCAAATAGTATATTGGTCTCCATTAAATCTTTTAAAAGTAAATCTAAAGCCTCAaccattttcttttttgccATTGAGATTTCATCCCATACAATTAACTTAGCGTCTCGAATCAAAGAAGCTAATGCACTTTGTTTGCTTATATTACaactaaaattttcttcaatgtcAATAGGTATTTTAAAGCGTGAGTGAGCAGTTCGACCTCCCGGAAGGAGTGAAGCCACAACACCTGAGCTTGCTGTAGCTAAAGCTATGAACCTGCTATGTCTAATAGTAGCTAATAAGGCACGGTATAAGAAGCTTTTGCCAGTTCCACCGGCGCCGTCAATAAAGAAAGCGCTTGAtctgtttgaaaatattctTTCAATTATGATATGGTAAGCtctttttttcgattttttttattttttataataataaatcTTGTTCACTAACTGTAATGCTTCTTTCGAAATGAACATCTTTAGCTTCTTTTTCTATCTCAGGGGGTTTTATCATTTTACGGTATAAGCTGGAATTCGTTGATATCATGACCCATTGAATgtaaaatatcattaatatgGTTTAATACTCTATAGCTTATATCTCGTGTGCCTACGTTGGTATATTTCTTAAAATCCTCAGACAAtgatttctcaaatttttcccACAATTCTTTTGGATTAGTAGGATTGCAATAAATTAATAATGTAGCAAATAAATGCCTCAGACTGTATGGCATTCGGTAACTTATAGCTTCAGACATACATTCTATCAAATTGTTATAGCAAAGTAACAATCCTCTTTTTTCAGCTGATTCTCTAAATGTATTGTATGGTATTCTGTTTACAGTTCGCAGATCTTGATAAGATTTTGGTCCTCTTACATTCATTATTAGAAGTCTAAGATAATATCTTTCTCCTTCTGTTGGATGGCATGTTACAGCACGATTAATAACTTTTCCTTGTTTGCGACGGGACCATGTTTTATCTGTTGACCACACAAAGTATTCTGGAAATTCCTGGTATAGTAAATTACGGTTTTTAgcatcttcttcttctgcatTCATCAAGAAGAATTCTGTCAACATTGTTTTTCCGATCGTAGGGTTATTTAGAATTTTAGTAATGTTATCAGTACTTTTGAAGGAAACAaattgttgtccttctagatgTAGTTGAAGGTGATATACACTTGGAATCATTTCACTGATATGAAAAGCAAATATACGCCATGTAGCTTCTGGCGGTGATACCCATCTAGCAGATTgatattcttttatttcatctatttctatatTTGTATCATTTGAATGTACATGAAACGCAATTTTATCGTGTCCTTTGCAAATATACTTATAAATGTATTTAATAACTTTTATATTTGAACAAATCTCTACATTTATATGACAGCTAAATTTACAAAGTAAAGATGGATTATAAGGAACAACCCATGAATTATCAATTAGATGTTCTCTAATTTTTACACTTTTTCGGTGTTTCGTCTTCTATAAATTGGATATGAATTTTTTCCCTTGCTTGTTTGTTTAGTAAACTCTCTTGGATACTTAAACTTGcagtaacctttctttctagTACACATACTTGCTGGATTTAACGCACCACAAGGACCATGAATCATATGTTTTGTAACAAGTGGTAATTCAGCACaaacatatttttcatatgcTTCAAGAGTCAATAACTTGTATTTCTCCTCTAATATAATGAGAAAATAAGCATGCAGAAGTCCCCTTTTTTGGAATTCTACAGTATACATAAATGCCGCAACTTTACCAAATATATTTCTCCTTATGATGTCTTTTTTTAACTCTTCTAATTTTGCATGAAATATTCGGCTAACTAAATCTGGTCTATTTTGTACTCCATCTGTTCGTAGGATATTAGCTTTTATTTCAGGCCATGCAGGATTACATGTCATAGTAAAAAATATATCAGGTTTCCAAAACGTTGCACCAATGCAATAGCATCCATATATCGGCGGCGCATATCTCGTGGACCTCCTGTAAAGCTATGAGGAAGATATTTATTTCTACCTATTTGCGAAGCTTCTCTTTCTCCATGACGTAACATATGTAAGAGTCCTCCTAACATGTCTATTCTAAATAAATCTTGATTAAGTGAGGCAAAATCTAATCGTTGGCTTTCAATTTTAATCCATTCATCCACTGTATATTGTTGAAATAATCTTCCAGAAtgcaaaattatattttcatcatcTCTTATTTGTAGTTTGTAACAATAATACTCACGGCAAGAAACGATTTTCTTTTGCGTTTTCCTTTTTGCATGTTTTCAGCTTCCATATCAAGAAAATCATCTATTGAACACATATTTCTTACACTGGGCAATTCTTCGTGTTCACAATACATTAGGTTGCTGGGTCTGACAGTCTaaggttttatttttttaatacgaCAGTGCCATCCATTTTGACCATAAGGCAATAGTAATGGATATTGTAATGAATCATAACAACCGTAATAGTAATGTACTATTTGACTTTTATTACTTTCTGTATATATGCGAATATGCGGCGCGGACAcacaattattattatcatctcCTACCCATATCGCAGTAACTTCTGAAACTGTTGGTAAGTTGTAGATTCGTTGATCTTGTAAcaccccaaaatttttaaacTAACACTTGAATTTTCGATTGACCACATTttgatagtaagggtatattttacttcgcactTCCTGAATGTGAACTTGATGACAtgtgaaacttgtttgaagtgttatggtgtagtATGTAAGATACTCCTATTATTATCTTAGTAATTTATTTGATGGATTAGATAGATATTTATCAAAGTGGGaagcctttttattttattttattattttctttcaatcttATCAAGTAAGATACATaccccttttattttattattttctttcaatcttATCAAGTAAGATACATACCCTTTTGTCTCTTATCCTCTCCACctccataaatttcattttctccaagGAAGCAAGACACCAAAACCTCTCTTCTCTCATAATATTCATTcactaaatcaatcatcaagacttgCCTTGGTTGAGCCCCAAACAACTCTACacgattgaggtaagttacaaACCCATTTTTGGATTGGACTGTTTTCAGCATAACTCCTTGTATAAAGCCTAGTTTTAAGTGCTTCAAGATGTTTCAGAAAGCTATTTCATAGACCTACAACTTTCGTTCAGGCTTCAAAACTcagttttgcttgtatttactcGAAAAGGGCGATGAAGTACGGGGCGGTCTTTGCCTAGATTTTTGTTTTGCAAACCCTACATGTCTTTtttgttagtattttgagcatatctttttGTACAAAGCTTGCTACGGGGAGTGATTTGAATTTCTCTGAGaccccaagacatatatctacaactttcattaaggccaTAAAGTCTATTTTTGCCGTTTACCCCTTTGAAACTAAGTCACAATACAAGACAGTAGTATTGTCCAGAATTTCTATTTTGCtagtttagggtgattttcactGATATCGTGGTTAGTTTTGATGTGCTGAAACTATTGAGCTTAATTAGACATTTGATTGTGTGTTTAAGGCATATATAtactcttgtacaagctaaggAAAATTGGCTAAGGAATTCGACATATTTACTTGATCGCTGCTTTGGGATTTATAACTTCTTGATGTTTGTTTGAGCTGTAGAAGCTCTAAAGCTCCAAGGTTTGCACCTAAACTTGAACTTCACTCTcaatttatttggtttgagatATTGTGAGAAGCTTGAATCTTGGTGAAATAAGATCTACTTTAAATTATTGGCATAATGGTTTTGTTGCTACTTGGATAATTTACTTGCTTTGTGGGCTGTGAAGAATATCGTGAGACACAtcaatatgataacatgatcATTGAGAGTATGATTTTGTAAATTTAGTTATGAGTATGCTAAAATCACATGGTTGCTATATGAAGCATTTTTGTAATACGACTTAATTCGCCCGCATATACAGATTGCTTGAGCGTTATTGCATTCTTGACTATggggtgacgacccttcttgatttcggatcttgcccatcttgactttggatttacatttcgtcttgatgatGGACCTTTGTTCATTCTCGAgtatgagtggaaagccactttcaacatggctcatgattctcttgattattgaaTGACGATCCTTCTTGATatgggcttcggtccttcttgataggggcttcggtccttcttgatatttgataaTGCTTAATGTGATGGCATGAAGTATGTGTTGGGCGAAATTAACTAACTGAATGACGTTTCGTGAATTAGCTTCGGAAGCTTTCTTGACACTGGGTATTTGAAGCTTCGAAGGcttcttgacacttggtatttgaaatattagtatCTTGAACTATCTTATGGTTTGGTGACTCTCTTGAAGTGTCGTACACTGATTAAGTACTTGGTTATAACTCGGATGAGCTTATGTCTTGAACTTACTTCTTGCATTTATATTTGATTCATAGCTCACTATTAAATTAACCAAATGGTGGAAATTCTTGGATTTGCTTTGGAAAGCTTCTTCATATGTGGGATTTTGAATATGGATATCTTGAACTATTTTAATATATGATATTTACTTTCTCGAAAGAATTGTACCTTCATTTAGTTCTTGTttgatatttcatttccttgaaACCATTGTACTTTTGTTATGtacttgatgatgattttgacaAGCTTATTCCTAGAATTTATTGTTGTGCTCTTACAtgctttcttctctttttgatatgaaatgttagttaagtttatgtgccactaagctttatgcttagcgatagtttgtTACTATCGTAGGTGATGTTCCGAGGGAGACTTAAGGATGGCCAATTGAGGTAGACCATTTGGAAGCCTagatgaagatcacatttgcatgagCATGTTCATTTTGCATATGTTTGGGGACTTGTACGTGACCTATGTGACACACTTAGGTATGCACTTTGGAAACTTGTTCACATGGGCCTATTTTTGCTACTAAATTATTGTGAATATCTTATTAAGTAAATTTATTCTGAACGTTAAGGTATGAGATTTgcttttgtttcgtaagtggCATCCTCCCAAAAAGGGGGTGCTACAGATCTAGACCAGCATCACATCTAAGGGCTATGTAGAAATCAGACAATTGGGAAATGTTTATTAAAGACTTCAAAAACTTAGAGTAAGGATTGTAAGATTTTAAGGTGTCCATCAAAGCTTTCACAATTGTTTCATTAAGCTTGTTTGAGCATGCCATTCGATTTTGCAATTTGTTTTCACTGTCAAAGAAATACAATTGTATGTTCTTAGCTTTTTGATTAGTTGGAACCAAACCATTTAAAAAATGGTACATTTGTCCTTAGAATTAAAGGTATAAACTCCATTACTTCGTTTTGCCAAATTTTTATCATAAGTTACTCCGAGTGATGTGAAGGCGAATGTGTTATTGTATGTTCTAACGTAAGTTCGAAATTCCTTTGATTCCTCAGTGTTTTCCAAATACAAATTTCTTAACTCTTGTGAAATTTGATGTGAAATTAAGTGAATCGAACCATTACTACAACAAAATGCAGGCGGTTCATATTCAAACTTTTTGGCTCCACAAAATTCACAATTCGGAACATCTTTCAAGCTAATATAACTGGTTTTTGCTTCTGCATTACTTAAGGtaccaacttgtatgaaatCTCTACCTGCATATTAAACTTTAACGTAAGCACGAAGTAATAGGCAATCTAGGAAATGTGTGgcaattattatttttagtgAAACTGTTGGAACCAACCTTGATTTATAGTCATCACTGACTTTTTACCATGATGTGTAGGCTTTGTGCCTGATGACGATCCTTTTTATTGAATAAACAAAACTTTttaacttaagttattttttaGGTAAATTTGTAAGTAGTAGAAAAACTGCCTAACCTGTTTCACCAAGAAGCAGTGACCGTTTTACAACGGAGGAAGCCTGCTCTGCGAAAGAAGTGCTAACTTCAAAGGATAAAGGATTAACTGAATTAGCTAGAACTGAATTGTCGTGCAGACAACGCTTTTTTATTTTAGCTTTGTTTGCTCGTTGTCGAGCTAAACATGCCTCCTTTTTTCAGGTGCCATTAGCTTATATAACTCCCATCGTCGAGCTAAACATGCCTCCTTTATTCCAGGTGCCATTAGCTTATATAACTCCCGTCCCCTAGCTCTTGTCTTAGCATTTATGGTTTCAGAGGTTTGATCTTTTCTACATTTATCGTCTGACATTGCTGCaatttttgtaatattttttgtaaagaGACTTTAATGAGTGCCATATATTCAGTTTGACTGtataattttaagaaaacaactcaaacaaATGTAGAGTACATGTTTTCTATACTCAAAGTAAATAAACAACAAATAAAGAGACAGGCAGATCTcataacaacaaaataaattgaaGAAGCAATTTGACGATAATCTAACAATGCAGAAGAGTGACACTTACTTAAATCAAAGAGGCTGAACACGCGTATGTACACAATTATCACGCAACACAAAGTCAAACCTGCAACAAATAAGATCAAACATAACATAGCAATCCAACTATTAGTAATATAAATCTTATTGTTATTTTCTAAACATAAggatttaaaatgaaaaatttagtTCAAATCCAACCAACAAATTTCATTAACAGATTCAGCCAACTTTGTCAATAACATAAGCATTTGTAACTAAAAGTTCCAACTTTATAGTAATGGCAGAAATCAGACAACATTAACACTATTATGTACTTCAGACAACATTAACACTGTTACAGATAACAACTAGAACTGCAATTGTTGTTTATGGAGTAGATAAGCACATATGAGAAGTTCCTTTTGGTGGTGATGTGATATAAAAAGGTCTATTTGCAAATATAAACATATGAAAGAGAACTTCCTTTTTGTAGAACATTTGCTTTAAGTATTGGAGATCCAGTCACTCAATGGTTAAAACCATGGGGTATTTTAATATGCGAAAGTTAATTATGAAAGAAAACTAAGTGCATTAGATAAATCTTGAAACCAGTAGAACATAAGATTTTACTGATCAAACAAAGCAAGTGGAACTTTCAGAAAG is a window of Lycium ferocissimum isolate CSIRO_LF1 chromosome 12, AGI_CSIRO_Lferr_CH_V1, whole genome shotgun sequence DNA encoding:
- the LOC132040194 gene encoding uncharacterized protein LOC132040194; its protein translation is MSLDYLLMLDFQVMHQMERKSKNSSLWIHKKKPKKLTLWEDSVEHYGNELSEKVKDYPVFLARRVVKSSSRIWSRYNTTILLDPTYSEATTLVAWAKTIQ